The DNA segment ATGTACCAATCATCAATGGTCTCTCTGATCTTTATCATCCTATACAGATATTAGCTGATTTGCTCACactgcaggtacacacacacacacacacacgcacacacctttTAAATGTTAAGATGGCATTAAAAGCACCCATATCCTTTGCTTTGCCTTCTCTTGTAGGAGCATTATGGCTCTTTGAGGGGCCTGACAGTGTCTTGGATAGGTGATGGAACCAACGTTCTTCACTCCCTCATGATGTCATTGGCCAAACTGGGTGTCAATCTGAGAATAGCCACACCAAAGGTTTGCCCCTCAATTCACCCAAATTGTCCAAATGCATGTCTTtgcaataaaatgtgtttaaagcaATTATCTAGcccatctttttctttctcagggTTATGAGCCAGATGCTACTGTAACTCAGGAGGCAATGCATCTTGCTAAACAGGTATCTAGGCTCCAGAGGATGGCTCTAGAGATCATGTACTGTTACCTAATATGCAATCaaagaaaatgtgaatgttGACTCTAAACTCCACTGAAACTGCATCAACTAAACTGGGTGGTGGGTAGGGTGTAGGTGGGAATTAAACTTTCGATTAGAGCGAATTTCAGATCATggatttgtaaataatatacataatatgcGGTGTTTGTACACTCTGTAGTTTGGCACAGAGTTGCACTTGTTTTCAGAGCCAATGGCGGCAGCTCAGGGGAGCAATGTGCTGGTGACAGACACGTGGGTTAGCATGGGTCAGGAGgatgaaaagaagaagaggctAAAGGACTTCCATGGATACCAGATCACCATGCAGGTAAACAAATCTTCAtcagctctgtttctttttcttcttcttcttgttaggggtctccacagcagttcatccgtctccaaaccccctctgtcctctacatctgcctctttcaaaccaactacctgcatgtcttccctcaccacatccataaacctctttctTGGCcttgtccaaaccatctcaatcacgctCTCTCACTtagtctccaaaacgtcctacatgcgctgtccctctaataaactaatttctaatcttgtccatcgtcggcactcccaatgaaaatctaaacatcttcagctctgctaccttcagctccacctcctgtcttttagccACTGTccctaaaccatacaacatcacaggtctcaccacagtcctataaactttcactttcactcttcaagataccctactatcacaaatcactcctgctatcacttttcttcacttctttaacacactctccattactttgcactgttgaccccaggtacctgaactcctccaccttctccacctcttctccctgcaaccgcaccacccCACTGCCCTCCCCCTAATTCACACagatgtactctgttttactccgactgactttcattccccttctctccagtgcgtacctccacctctccaggctcttctcaacctgctccttactctcaccacaaatcacaatatcattcgcaaacatcataatccacggagactcctgtctgacctccatcaacctgtccataaccactgcaaacaggaaagggctcagagttgatccttgatgcagtcccacctacACCTTGAACAAGTCTGTCGTtcctgcacacttcactgctgtcacactgtcctcatacatgtcctgcaccacccttacatacttctctgacacacctgacttcctcatacaataccacaactcctcagcaccctgtcgtatgctttctctaaatccacaaacacacaaaacaatttcttctgaccttctctttacttctccatcaacattttcaaaccaaatattccatctgtggtgctcttcctctgcatgaaaccatactgttgcacacggatggtcacctcttctctcagcctggcttccactactctttcctataacttcatggtgtgactgatcaacttaattcccctgtagttactgcaggtctgcacatctcccttatgcttaaagatcagcaccagcacactccttctccattcctcaggcatcctcccacctttcaaagtcttgttaaacaatctggttaaaaactccactgccatctctcctaaacatctccgtgcttctaccggtatgtcatctggtccaacagactttccactcttcatcctcttattcgccgctctcacttcctccttactaatcctatgcACTTCCTGCTTCAACATCTCCATATcacccaaccttctctctctctaattttccacattcatcatctgttcaaaatattccctccattttctcaacaactctcctcactagtcaacacatttccatctccatcctttattgctttaacttgcagcacatcttttccaactcggtccctctgcctggccaatcagtacaaatctttttcccctttagtttccaccatcatattctttttttagccCTCAATCTCCTCCTCTTACTTTTCACccccaaaaccatcctacagaccactatccgatgctgtttagctacactgtcccctgccaacaccttacagtctccaatcttcttcaggttgcatctcctacatagaacaaagtccacctgtgtgcaactTCCTCCACTCTTAGGTCACCCtattctcctccttcttcttaaaataagtgttcaccactgccatttccatccttttagcaaaatctaccaccatctgcccttccacattcctctccttaaggccatacctacccacttgacatttatcatcacccatTCAACTTCcacatcagaaactctcttcacctccattaGACTCCtactgtactttttctttagaatcacccctacactatttgtctttccatccacaccatgaaagttAAAACCCACCTCGAATGTTACTGTCTTTACTCCCTTTCCTCTTGGTCTCCTTaccacacaacatatctacctttctcctctccatcatattagttacctctctccctttaccagtcatagtaccaacattaaaagtaccaacccgaacctccactatcctccacttctcctttccctgccgtctctgtagacgtcttcctcctctccttctccttctcttccttcgtCCAACAGTttcccaatttccaccagtaccctgttggctaacgagacctgtggcggtcgttggtaacccgggcttCGACCGATtaggtatgaaattctgattcgtgatccgcatatttgatttggcacgttttacgctggatgtcattcctaacgcaaccctccctatttatccgggcttgggactggcactaagagtgcactggcttgtgcaaccctaatggctgggttcttcATCAGCTCTGTTTCTAATTATCATAAACTTTTCCACCTTGTATCGaaggtgtaagtgtgtatggCTCTAAATAGTGTCCTGTGATGGACTGCCATTCAGTCTAAGATGAATCTCCTTTCTCATAGGCCCTGTGTTCCATGTACAAACATAATCAGTTGCTGAagatgaatgtatttatttaatttttgattctctctagaacagtaGTTTCTCCTCTGTGGAGtctcattttattcttttgtaaaaaataagcaGTTTGGGATGATTCAATCATGGATTCTGGCTCTCAGACAGGAAGTGTAGCTGCACCAGATTGGACTTTCTTGCATTGTCTCCCACGAAAGTCAGAAGAAGTGGACGATGAGGTTTTCTACTCCCCACGCTCACTTGTGTTTCCTGAGGCTGAAAACCGCAAATGGACCATCATGGTAATAtgcttgtgtgtgagagagtgttgaAGTCTTTTGAGCATGAACACTTATACATATGTTTAATGCAATTATGCCTTATTCTTGTCTTTTTCTATAGGGCTTGATTGTGTGTATCCTGACTGACTACAGTCCTCAGATCCCCAAACTGAAATTTTAATGCTTCAGAACTAAACTCCAGAGCGTACAACACAAGTGTCCTTCAACAATACAGGCTCTATGCATTTCTATTCATTAATTTATCTCCTTTTATCTGGAAATCCTGGGCCCAAGGCATTAATACACCATCTTCACACcatccaactctctctctctctctctctctctctctctctctctctctctctctctctctctctctctctcatttttctcgtTCACCAGCTGATCAAAATACTtgctccatcttctcaacaagACACTAATTTTTTCCTCAACTAAAATGTTGGTCAGATTACAATTTTAGTCtacaaatccaaaaataaaagatttaaaaactttttatggattattattgatttaattcACACTCCAGCCGCCTATGGAGGCCACAAccagcatttttaaaaaacaaaaaaagaaaaagactaaTTAAGTTATAACATATCTGCCTGTTATGTCATTTTATTTAGGGAAAATTCTTGTGGGATTTTGTGGGGTGTGTGACCCTCATGTTGTTGATTAATGGATGATGGCTTAATTGCAACATGGTGTCTACATTTATGCAGGTCGCCACTTCTTGGTCCATGTAGTTCCCTGTCACTCCAGAGTCAAAAGGATTTCCTGAGTATCTCAATAAAATTATGACTGTAAAATTGTGGTGAGTTCTCACTGTTGTGTCGTGGGGCTTTGAGGTCCTGTCTTCAAATGTCTAGGACCACTACAATAGTagtgtttgtctcatttgtcTCCATATCATAATAAATGCTATTAATAAATGTTGGTACATTCTTCAATCTGCATTTCTGTCACTGCCATCTTTGGGTTGTTTTACATAACATCTTTATGCATATGTTTGattaagattttcattgggagtgatgaggatggacacgattggaaacaagtttattagagggacagcacttGTAGGAAGTTTtagggacaaggtgagggaggtgagattgagatggtttggacatgtgcagaggagggacatggggtatatcagtaggagaatgctgaggatggagccaccaggaaggaggaaaagaggaagaccaaagaggaggtttatggatgtggtgaaggaagacatgcaggtagttggtatgacagaggcagatgtagaggacagagtagtatggagacggatgatccactgtggcgacccctaataggagcagccaaaagaagaagagttTGTACACTGTTTAGGGCAGAGTTGCACCTGTTTTAATAGCCAGTGGTGGGAGCTCAGGGCAGTAATGTGTTTGTGACAGAAACATTGTTGGCATGGGCCAGGAAGATgctaccagtggtggacagtagtgaagtaaatgtaatttattactgCAGTAGCTTTTTTGCgtgtctgtattttactgaagtatttccatttagagAGACTtatactttaacttcactacatttcaaagtcaaatatctttttactcaactacatttagcaaaatcagaCGGCACATTTTTTGAAGGCAAATTATTTTGTACCTTTACTGAAGTGAAattttaaagggagcacttttactggagtaatattttaccaagtGTAAAACATAGTGTATTTTacctctacttttactcaaataaatgATTTGTGTCCAAATACATGACTTTATCCATCACTGGATACTAACAAGACGAGATTAAAGGACTTCCACGATTACCAGATGAAGAAcaccatgtatttttttttatacattttatacatttcagcatCTCCAATttgaatttgacatttttgataACATTAACAAATTGTGTGATACCAAGTTGCATACATCTGCAGTATGTGTTTTGCAAAgaatatttgcacttctgggACTGTCAGCTTTCGGCGTGCTTATGAATAAGCTACTTGGCAAAAGTTCACATGTTCCACACATTTTTTATGTGCATCATGATATTCTTAGTTACAGTTTTAGAACTGCCCAGTTTAAACAGGCAAGGAatatcaggtgtgtgttaatatcatatgtgtttctcagtgactgTACTGCTTGACCCACATTAAGTTACTTATGCCGAAACAAATACataccacatactgtatataccactATCTTTCACAC comes from the Silurus meridionalis isolate SWU-2019-XX chromosome 3, ASM1480568v1, whole genome shotgun sequence genome and includes:
- the otc gene encoding ornithine transcarbamylase, mitochondrial; this translates as MFALRKTFMHNVKTFKQARHFRVGRTCLGSVNLKGRSFLTLKDFNPDEIKHILWMSADLKQRIKHEGQYLPLLQGKSIGMIFEKRSTRTRLSTETGFALLGGHPCFLTSQDIHLGVNESSKDTARVLSSLTDIVLARVYSHSTLEELNQEAYVPIINGLSDLYHPIQILADLLTLQEHYGSLRGLTVSWIGDGTNVLHSLMMSLAKLGVNLRIATPKGYEPDATVTQEAMHLAKQFGTELHLFSEPMAAAQGSNVLVTDTWVSMGQEDEKKKRLKDFHGYQITMQTGSVAAPDWTFLHCLPRKSEEVDDEVFYSPRSLVFPEAENRKWTIMGLIVCILTDYSPQIPKLKF